A genome region from Fodinibius salicampi includes the following:
- a CDS encoding DUF7133 domain-containing protein — MSLVSRISSKAIPIAVVLLGVLLSSACQQEDMEPEGPAYSVETIKTPEGLSVESGGLDFLPNGRMIACFRRGEVMTYNPETEEWDLFAYGLQDPLWIKAVSDHEVYVMQRAELTRVTDTDKDGKGDLYETVTDDFGMSGNYAEFAYGPEIDEEGDFFISLNTASAMADVYNIMRGEFSPIGRKGRMYSAVPYRGWVLKVKPDGTTIPWASGLRSPNGLELDDEGNLFITDNQGDWLGTSKLYHIRKNHFYGHAPSLVWEEGFENIEPLELPVPVLDKMRTEAAVQFPHGFFVNSPTQPLIDRTGGKFGPFTGQMFVGEMNHKRIVRVILEKVQGVFQGATTSFIDSTGLNIGNNRLSFSPEGELWVGQTDHGWPGDQGIQKITWNGSVPMEVLNMSLTETGFELTFTKPVNPELASQPENYNFERYYYKYHQAYGSDRYGIKDIKVTGAEVSDDRKKVTLQLEELDSDFIYDMRIENLESESGDTLVHNRVYYTINRLR, encoded by the coding sequence TTGTCACTAGTATCAAGAATTTCATCCAAAGCGATCCCAATTGCTGTCGTTCTTTTAGGAGTTCTTCTAAGTTCGGCCTGTCAGCAGGAGGATATGGAGCCCGAAGGACCGGCGTACAGCGTAGAAACTATTAAAACGCCCGAAGGATTGAGTGTGGAATCCGGAGGACTTGATTTTCTGCCTAATGGACGAATGATTGCATGTTTTCGGCGCGGTGAGGTGATGACTTATAATCCTGAGACCGAAGAATGGGATCTGTTTGCCTATGGACTGCAGGATCCCTTATGGATTAAGGCGGTTTCCGATCATGAGGTTTATGTAATGCAGCGTGCAGAGTTAACCAGAGTTACCGACACCGATAAGGATGGAAAAGGGGACCTGTATGAAACAGTTACCGATGATTTTGGCATGTCGGGGAATTATGCTGAATTTGCTTATGGACCGGAAATTGATGAGGAAGGAGATTTCTTTATCTCACTGAACACTGCTTCGGCCATGGCAGACGTATACAATATCATGCGGGGCGAGTTTTCTCCTATTGGACGAAAAGGTCGTATGTATTCAGCCGTTCCCTACAGGGGTTGGGTGCTGAAAGTAAAACCGGATGGAACAACCATTCCCTGGGCGAGTGGACTACGATCCCCAAACGGTCTTGAATTAGATGATGAGGGTAATTTATTCATTACTGATAACCAGGGCGACTGGCTCGGAACCAGTAAATTGTATCATATCAGAAAAAATCATTTTTACGGGCATGCTCCCAGCTTGGTTTGGGAAGAAGGATTTGAAAATATTGAGCCGCTGGAATTGCCCGTTCCGGTACTGGATAAAATGCGCACGGAGGCGGCCGTACAGTTTCCTCATGGATTTTTTGTAAACTCTCCCACTCAGCCCCTGATCGATCGGACCGGCGGGAAGTTTGGGCCTTTTACAGGACAGATGTTTGTTGGAGAGATGAATCATAAAAGAATAGTACGTGTAATCCTTGAAAAAGTGCAGGGAGTATTCCAGGGAGCAACTACCTCCTTTATAGATTCTACAGGATTAAATATCGGTAATAACCGGTTGTCCTTTTCTCCCGAAGGTGAGCTGTGGGTAGGTCAAACCGATCACGGATGGCCGGGGGATCAGGGAATCCAAAAGATTACCTGGAATGGTAGCGTACCCATGGAAGTCCTCAATATGAGTCTTACTGAAACGGGTTTTGAACTGACATTCACCAAGCCGGTAAATCCGGAACTCGCTTCCCAACCAGAGAACTATAATTTTGAACGATATTACTATAAGTACCATCAGGCCTATGGTTCGGATCGTTACGGTATTAAAGATATTAAGGTAACCGGAGCGGAGGTATCTGATGATCGCAAAAAAGTGACCCTGCAACTGGAAGAACTGGATTCCGATTTTATTTATGATATGCGGATTGAGAACTTAGAATCGGAGAGCGGAGATACCCTTGTACATAATAGGGTATATTATACGATCAATCGTCTGAGGTAA
- a CDS encoding glycosyl hydrolase 115 family protein — protein sequence MFTTNPSFSIMNATTTLFRNLSLTCLLVFSLALTVAAQQTSGLASEIITTQPQSDVDFPIVSEGAEASPLRYDANDYEGVVRAICDLQSDIDTVTGMQPELVTSESSAGHQIIIGTLGKSEVIDQLVTEGKLDDKDLKDKWESFVITTVENPSTGGDQALVIAGSNERGTIYGIYELSKQLGVSPWYWWADVPVDQRASAYASSGYYTSGEPAVKYRGIFINDEEPAFGGWAREKFGGINSDMYKHVFELILRLRGNYMWPAMWGKAFNEDDPKNPELADKYGIVMGTSHHEPMMRAQAEWSAHGDEYNNGEWNYLTNEEGLKQFWINGFERNHEYENLVTLGMRGDGDMEMEGTGSLQKNIDLMEKIIADQRDIIENVTGKSASETPQVWALYKEVLQYYEQGMEVPDDVIILLADDNWGDVRKLPELNEEKHPGGYGMYYHVDYHGAPRSYRWLNMNQLPHMWEQLQLTYDYGVDKVWILNVGDIKPMEYPTTFFLDMAWNPESFNAHNLKDYAEKFLEDKIGADRAEEAADILTTASKFNSRITAELLDENTFNLQSGEFQQVRDSYLALEARALRQYKDLPKRYEDVYYQLILFPVQAMANLYDMYYALAMNKKLAAENDLRANYWADHVVEAFKRDSALTEEFHQIADGKWNHMMDQTHIGYESWTQPKGGDQMPEVNRVDSSEATQGGYIFNEANNDVVVMEAEHYYENEAADNAKWTVIPDLGRTLSGIALMPYTEQTDGASLTYRFNLDTEADSVKLRTIFGTTLPFNGEGHHVAASLNGGEEVVWNINENLTWENNYSLMYPTAAARIIETEQTMALPESSDDTHRLTIRPLDPGVVFHKMIIDEGGYVETFLKMSESSYVKE from the coding sequence ATGTTTACAACCAATCCATCATTCAGCATTATGAATGCTACTACCACACTCTTTAGAAACCTCAGTTTAACCTGTCTGTTGGTTTTTAGCCTTGCACTAACTGTCGCAGCGCAGCAAACGAGCGGACTAGCATCCGAAATTATTACAACTCAGCCTCAGTCTGATGTTGATTTTCCTATTGTCAGTGAGGGTGCCGAGGCATCGCCGCTGCGGTATGATGCCAACGATTATGAAGGTGTAGTCCGTGCCATTTGCGACCTTCAATCGGATATTGATACGGTTACTGGGATGCAACCAGAACTAGTGACCTCGGAAAGTTCGGCCGGGCATCAAATTATCATCGGCACGCTGGGTAAAAGCGAGGTGATCGATCAGCTTGTCACAGAAGGTAAATTGGATGATAAAGATCTGAAAGATAAGTGGGAGAGTTTCGTTATTACAACAGTAGAAAATCCAAGTACCGGCGGAGACCAGGCACTGGTTATTGCTGGCAGCAATGAGCGGGGGACTATTTATGGAATTTACGAATTATCAAAGCAGCTGGGTGTATCTCCCTGGTACTGGTGGGCCGATGTACCAGTCGATCAGCGTGCTTCAGCATATGCTTCTAGTGGGTACTACACATCTGGCGAGCCGGCCGTAAAGTATCGCGGTATCTTTATTAATGATGAAGAACCTGCGTTCGGCGGCTGGGCACGGGAGAAGTTCGGCGGCATCAACAGCGATATGTATAAGCATGTATTCGAACTTATTCTGCGGTTGCGCGGGAACTATATGTGGCCAGCCATGTGGGGTAAAGCGTTTAACGAAGACGATCCCAAAAATCCGGAGTTGGCGGATAAATACGGCATTGTAATGGGCACGTCTCACCACGAGCCGATGATGCGGGCTCAGGCGGAATGGTCGGCCCATGGGGATGAATACAATAACGGGGAATGGAACTACCTCACAAATGAAGAAGGGCTAAAACAGTTCTGGATAAATGGCTTTGAGCGAAATCATGAATATGAGAACCTCGTCACGCTGGGCATGCGGGGGGACGGCGATATGGAAATGGAGGGCACCGGAAGCCTGCAGAAAAATATCGATCTCATGGAAAAAATTATCGCCGACCAGCGCGATATCATTGAAAATGTCACTGGTAAATCGGCCTCCGAAACCCCGCAGGTGTGGGCGCTCTACAAAGAGGTGCTGCAATATTACGAGCAGGGGATGGAAGTGCCTGACGATGTGATTATACTTCTGGCCGACGACAACTGGGGCGATGTTCGTAAGCTGCCAGAACTGAATGAGGAGAAGCATCCTGGAGGGTACGGCATGTACTATCACGTTGATTACCACGGCGCTCCGCGTTCATACCGCTGGCTCAACATGAATCAGCTTCCGCACATGTGGGAGCAGTTGCAGCTTACCTATGATTATGGGGTGGATAAGGTATGGATTCTGAATGTGGGTGACATTAAACCGATGGAATATCCCACTACCTTTTTCCTGGATATGGCCTGGAATCCTGAGTCGTTTAATGCCCATAATCTTAAGGATTATGCAGAGAAATTTCTTGAGGATAAGATAGGAGCCGACAGAGCAGAAGAAGCGGCTGATATCTTAACCACCGCTTCCAAGTTTAACAGCCGTATAACTGCGGAACTGCTGGATGAGAATACCTTTAACCTGCAGAGTGGGGAGTTTCAGCAGGTACGCGATTCGTATCTGGCACTGGAAGCCCGGGCACTGCGTCAGTATAAAGACCTGCCCAAGCGCTATGAGGATGTCTATTACCAGCTCATACTCTTTCCTGTACAGGCGATGGCCAACCTGTATGATATGTACTATGCCCTTGCCATGAATAAGAAACTGGCGGCTGAAAATGACTTGCGAGCCAACTACTGGGCCGACCATGTAGTCGAGGCGTTCAAGCGGGATTCCGCACTCACTGAAGAATTCCATCAGATAGCCGATGGTAAGTGGAACCATATGATGGATCAGACCCATATTGGATATGAGTCATGGACACAGCCGAAGGGGGGTGACCAGATGCCTGAAGTGAACCGCGTGGATTCAAGCGAAGCCACTCAAGGCGGTTATATCTTTAACGAAGCAAATAATGATGTAGTGGTGATGGAAGCGGAACACTACTATGAAAATGAAGCTGCTGACAATGCCAAATGGACCGTAATACCTGATCTCGGGCGTACGCTCTCCGGTATCGCTCTGATGCCGTATACCGAACAGACCGATGGTGCTTCGCTTACGTATAGATTCAATCTCGATACCGAGGCTGACAGCGTTAAGTTGCGTACAATATTCGGCACTACGCTTCCATTTAACGGGGAAGGGCACCATGTTGCCGCTTCGCTGAACGGAGGAGAAGAGGTAGTCTGGAATATCAACGAAAATCTGACATGGGAGAATAACTATTCACTAATGTATCCTACGGCAGCTGCGCGGATCATCGAAACCGAACAGACTATGGCGCTGCCGGAAAGCAGTGACGATACCCATAGGCTGACGATTCGTCCATTAGACCCGGGGGTGGTGTTCCATAAGATGATTATTGACGAAGGCGGCTACGTTGAAACATTCCTCAAGATGTCGGAAAGCTCCTATGTAAAAGAGTAA
- a CDS encoding family 43 glycosylhydrolase, giving the protein MYLNVPRNLALNQGCGRDSAPPAVEQTTASAASDPKFDWFKYEGNDPVYQHLSVGENEFINPINAGFYPDPSIVRVEDDYYMVYSSFIYFAGTVIAMYAYEDNKY; this is encoded by the coding sequence ATGTACTTAAACGTTCCCAGAAATTTAGCCCTGAATCAGGGCTGCGGCCGGGATTCTGCCCCGCCTGCAGTTGAGCAAACCACAGCATCAGCTGCGTCTGATCCCAAATTCGACTGGTTTAAATATGAAGGTAATGACCCTGTCTATCAGCACCTGTCGGTTGGCGAGAATGAGTTTATCAATCCGATTAACGCCGGTTTTTACCCCGATCCGAGTATTGTACGCGTAGAGGATGACTACTACATGGTGTATTCATCCTTTATCTACTTTGCGGGTACGGTAATCGCTATGTACGCGTATGAAGACAATAAGTACTAA
- a CDS encoding plastocyanin/azurin family copper-binding protein translates to MQKQQCSNNLYRYRYFPFLVCFLISFSVFWSTDSLAQSNTAMDRTIEIKAISGLKYDKVRLAAEPGSTIRINLENDDEMIHNLLIVKPSTRMDVVKQAESMGEEGAENNYVPNSSDVLVSTPLLNPGEEASIIFEVPQEEGIYPYVCTYPAHGIVMYGAIYVTNSPDELPPIEEDPNIPEQVRDEMAASDSMHPYPLEMPTLTRLFMPESSPAAIAVGMEKDQSYNWDAGYSFLRYAWDGGYIDASDQWNDKAQEVAKVVGDIYYRNTTGFPFRISNPDSIPEPDFQGYRMVDGYPQFKYKMGDITVHELILPAEVTPGFQINYMLENVQEPIWYMLSDNDNVSIDFSEGEREGNRIKLTPEEAKEFTISIVSEE, encoded by the coding sequence ATGCAGAAGCAACAGTGTAGTAATAATCTTTACCGATATCGGTATTTCCCGTTCTTGGTTTGTTTTCTTATTTCTTTTTCTGTGTTTTGGTCTACAGATTCGCTGGCTCAAAGTAATACAGCCATGGATAGAACCATTGAGATCAAGGCTATTTCGGGATTAAAATATGATAAGGTCCGTTTGGCGGCTGAGCCCGGCTCTACTATTCGGATTAATCTGGAGAATGACGATGAGATGATACATAATCTGCTGATTGTCAAGCCCAGTACCCGAATGGATGTAGTTAAACAGGCCGAGTCTATGGGAGAAGAGGGAGCAGAAAATAATTATGTACCCAATTCATCAGATGTTTTGGTGAGCACGCCGCTCCTCAATCCCGGCGAGGAAGCGTCAATAATATTTGAAGTACCCCAAGAAGAGGGAATCTATCCCTATGTCTGTACCTACCCAGCCCATGGAATAGTCATGTACGGGGCTATTTATGTAACCAACAGCCCGGATGAATTGCCACCAATTGAAGAAGATCCCAACATACCGGAACAGGTGCGGGATGAAATGGCAGCTTCCGATTCCATGCATCCTTATCCTTTGGAAATGCCTACACTTACCCGGCTCTTTATGCCGGAATCAAGTCCCGCTGCTATTGCCGTGGGTATGGAAAAAGACCAGTCATATAATTGGGATGCGGGCTACAGTTTCCTTCGCTACGCGTGGGATGGTGGATATATTGACGCTAGTGATCAATGGAATGATAAAGCCCAGGAAGTCGCAAAAGTAGTGGGAGATATCTACTATCGAAATACCACTGGTTTCCCGTTTAGGATTTCTAATCCGGACTCTATTCCGGAGCCGGATTTCCAGGGATACCGCATGGTGGATGGGTATCCACAATTTAAATATAAGATGGGAGATATTACGGTACATGAACTGATCTTACCGGCAGAAGTCACTCCCGGCTTTCAGATAAATTATATGCTGGAAAATGTACAGGAGCCGATCTGGTATATGCTAAGTGACAATGATAATGTCAGTATCGATTTTTCTGAAGGTGAAAGAGAAGGAAATCGAATAAAACTGACTCCCGAAGAAGCCAAAGAGTTTACAATATCAATTGTTTCAGAAGAGTAG
- a CDS encoding FG-GAP-like repeat-containing protein, giving the protein MKQRVPYTFLAPCTRGVGFCMMLCLILLTGCSSSPELQWNEEEHFRWAEVSPGFWGDAGFQSLSASQTNIQFENQISKEEITENRHYLNGSGVAAGDIDGDGLVDLYFAGLSGPNKLYKNLGHMQFKDITDEAGIAHEGFYSTGVVFADVDSDGDLDLLITAMHKENVLYINDGSGNFTLKEDSGLDSAKGSMTMDLADIDTDGDLDLYVTNYKEQSVKDIYTTEELEWNKILKEPYNEQNQTGPFTLVPPFDEHYRLFMTEDNRLSGAAESGEEDELYINEGGTFHKVSDTENVFLDADGEPLGLPRDWGLTAKFQDLNDDGLPDLYVCNDFYPRDRIWINQGDGTFRAIEWSAIRNMSFAAMGVDFSDINRDGHLDIFVTEMLSPKHERRLRQAGSDDPTPDRTDMIKAIPQYNRNSMYLKREDETYTEISYYTNTEATEWSWATRFMDINLDGYEDLIVNTGFTYDILDIDTQTGMIRDGRNMDEDYDELVNRAPSLELENKFLMNNGDLSFKDQSTEWGFREADVSHGLATADLDNDGDLDFVSNRLNKSAAVFENKTNAPRILVRLKRKKSNSRGIGAKVRLKGGEMPQEKQLSAGGDYLSGSTPVAMFAATEDTNYIIEVVWPDGLKSRIKNVKSNRIYEINKSWAQPAENTADSSIADQQPIFQDVSDRIAHTHHEDPFNDSELQPLLPVKLSQLGPGVSWMDINNDGNDDLIIASGKGGVPGVFASQGDGSFKPLDQPPFNDIAPGDQTTILGWDTEEGFHLFVGSANYEQGNPQVPAAFHYRMSGSGIEQTESLSNYSTTGAMAAADYDNDGDIDLFLGGRFVPAHYPRNATSRLFTNENGSFVLDRVNSQKLAEVGLITGAVFTDYDGDGDQDLLFSREWDSIMLMENEDGVFNDVSKREGLEEYKGWWSGIATGDFNNDGRPDIIAANWGLNSTYQLANDNPLRMYYDDFNGDRRVDIIEAYTNSEGSYVPAKRLYEYNSLPVITNQVDSYQAFANSTLQDIFGDRLPQIPYKEINTLQHMLFINTDEGFKAQPLPKESQFTAGFHVGVADFNNDGNEDLFMSQNFFGVPRQVPRLDGGRGLWLQGDGQGNFTKVPSNRSGIKIYGEQRGAAFSDYNSDGKVDFVASQNNAETKLYVNQTDKSGYRIKLKGPAQNRNGIGSAIRLVYSDGEKGPVREIQSGSGYWSQNSFTQVLGIQSGKEVHSIEVKWQDGTRKTVTVKEGQREYQVSYKE; this is encoded by the coding sequence ATGAAACAGCGAGTTCCATACACTTTTCTGGCTCCCTGCACTCGTGGGGTTGGATTCTGTATGATGCTGTGCCTTATATTGCTTACAGGCTGTTCTTCATCCCCTGAATTGCAATGGAATGAAGAAGAACATTTTCGCTGGGCGGAGGTGTCTCCGGGCTTTTGGGGAGACGCAGGATTCCAATCACTTTCGGCCTCCCAAACCAATATTCAGTTTGAGAACCAAATTTCCAAGGAGGAAATTACAGAAAACCGTCACTATTTGAATGGCTCTGGAGTGGCCGCGGGAGATATTGACGGTGATGGACTGGTTGATCTCTATTTTGCCGGTTTGAGCGGCCCGAACAAGCTGTATAAGAATTTAGGCCACATGCAGTTCAAAGATATTACCGATGAAGCAGGCATCGCTCATGAAGGATTCTATTCTACGGGAGTTGTCTTTGCTGATGTTGACAGTGATGGAGATCTCGACCTGTTAATTACGGCCATGCATAAGGAAAATGTACTGTATATCAACGATGGCTCCGGCAACTTTACGCTCAAAGAAGACAGCGGTTTGGATTCAGCTAAAGGAAGTATGACAATGGATCTCGCCGATATAGATACCGATGGGGACCTCGATCTGTATGTGACAAATTACAAAGAGCAATCAGTTAAAGATATTTATACCACCGAAGAGCTCGAGTGGAATAAAATTTTAAAAGAGCCATATAACGAACAAAATCAAACCGGACCTTTTACGCTGGTTCCTCCATTTGATGAACATTACCGCCTATTTATGACCGAAGATAACAGGCTGTCTGGGGCTGCGGAGTCGGGAGAGGAGGATGAGCTTTATATTAATGAGGGGGGGACTTTTCACAAAGTTTCGGATACGGAAAATGTTTTTCTGGATGCAGATGGAGAGCCGCTTGGATTACCTCGGGACTGGGGTTTGACAGCAAAGTTCCAGGATTTAAATGATGACGGCCTGCCCGACCTTTATGTATGCAATGACTTTTATCCCCGTGATCGAATCTGGATTAATCAAGGTGACGGTACCTTTCGTGCGATTGAATGGTCAGCTATACGCAACATGAGCTTTGCCGCTATGGGTGTGGACTTTTCTGATATTAATCGTGACGGACACCTGGATATTTTTGTTACTGAGATGCTGAGTCCAAAGCATGAGCGCCGTCTTCGTCAGGCAGGTTCGGACGATCCCACACCGGATCGTACTGATATGATAAAAGCCATTCCCCAGTACAACCGTAATTCCATGTATCTGAAAAGAGAGGATGAGACCTACACAGAAATCTCATACTACACTAATACTGAGGCCACAGAATGGTCTTGGGCTACCCGTTTTATGGATATCAACCTCGATGGGTACGAGGACCTGATTGTAAATACCGGTTTTACCTACGATATACTGGATATTGATACGCAGACAGGAATGATTCGTGACGGCCGCAATATGGATGAGGATTATGATGAGTTGGTGAACCGGGCCCCATCACTGGAACTTGAGAATAAATTCCTCATGAATAACGGTGATCTTAGCTTTAAGGATCAGAGCACCGAGTGGGGATTCCGGGAAGCGGATGTTTCACACGGTCTAGCCACAGCCGATTTAGATAACGATGGAGATTTAGATTTTGTCAGTAATCGCCTTAATAAATCGGCCGCTGTATTTGAAAATAAAACCAATGCCCCCCGCATTTTAGTACGGTTAAAGAGAAAAAAATCCAATAGCCGAGGCATCGGAGCTAAGGTCAGGTTGAAAGGCGGGGAAATGCCACAGGAAAAACAACTATCTGCCGGGGGCGACTACCTTTCTGGATCTACTCCGGTTGCGATGTTTGCGGCAACTGAAGATACTAACTATATCATTGAGGTAGTTTGGCCAGACGGATTGAAAAGTCGGATCAAAAATGTGAAATCCAACAGAATTTATGAGATCAATAAGTCGTGGGCTCAACCGGCAGAGAATACAGCCGATAGTTCTATAGCCGATCAGCAACCAATCTTTCAAGACGTCTCAGACCGTATCGCCCATACTCATCATGAAGACCCGTTTAACGATTCGGAGTTACAGCCGCTTTTGCCGGTAAAACTTAGTCAGCTGGGTCCGGGTGTTAGCTGGATGGATATCAATAATGATGGTAATGACGACCTGATTATCGCTTCGGGAAAGGGAGGGGTACCGGGCGTATTTGCAAGCCAGGGAGACGGTTCATTTAAACCTTTAGACCAACCTCCTTTTAATGATATCGCACCGGGTGATCAGACTACCATACTCGGATGGGATACAGAAGAAGGCTTCCATTTATTTGTAGGGAGTGCCAATTATGAACAGGGAAATCCACAAGTGCCCGCAGCTTTCCATTATCGAATGTCAGGTTCTGGAATTGAGCAGACTGAGAGTCTATCAAATTACTCTACTACAGGAGCGATGGCAGCTGCGGATTACGATAACGACGGAGATATTGACCTGTTTCTCGGGGGAAGGTTTGTACCGGCCCATTATCCCCGAAACGCCACTTCACGGCTGTTTACCAATGAGAATGGGTCCTTTGTACTTGATCGGGTCAATTCGCAAAAATTAGCCGAAGTCGGTCTTATTACTGGTGCCGTATTTACCGATTATGATGGGGATGGAGATCAGGACCTGTTATTTAGCCGCGAATGGGACTCTATTATGCTTATGGAAAATGAAGATGGTGTTTTTAATGATGTTTCAAAACGTGAGGGGCTCGAAGAATATAAGGGATGGTGGAGTGGTATAGCCACCGGGGACTTTAACAATGATGGTCGGCCCGATATCATCGCTGCCAATTGGGGATTGAACAGCACCTATCAGTTGGCTAACGATAATCCACTGCGAATGTATTATGATGATTTTAACGGTGATCGCCGCGTAGACATCATCGAAGCATACACAAATAGTGAAGGTTCCTACGTGCCTGCAAAGCGATTATATGAATATAATTCACTTCCGGTTATAACAAACCAGGTAGATAGTTATCAAGCATTTGCAAATTCTACATTGCAGGATATTTTTGGTGATCGATTGCCACAAATTCCATATAAGGAGATAAACACACTGCAACATATGCTGTTCATTAATACGGATGAAGGATTTAAAGCTCAGCCATTGCCAAAAGAGTCACAATTTACGGCCGGATTTCATGTTGGAGTGGCTGATTTTAATAACGACGGGAACGAAGATCTCTTTATGAGCCAAAACTTCTTTGGAGTACCGCGTCAGGTTCCTAGGCTAGATGGAGGGCGGGGATTATGGCTGCAGGGAGACGGACAGGGAAATTTCACTAAGGTGCCAAGTAACAGATCCGGTATTAAAATTTACGGTGAGCAGCGGGGTGCCGCTTTCAGTGATTACAACAGTGATGGGAAAGTAGATTTTGTTGCATCTCAGAATAATGCAGAAACTAAGTTATACGTGAATCAAACAGATAAAAGCGGGTATCGTATTAAACTCAAAGGTCCTGCTCAAAACAGAAATGGAATCGGTTCTGCTATACGACTCGTATATAGTGATGGAGAAAAGGGGCCGGTTCGTGAAATACAGAGTGGTTCTGGCTATTGGTCACAAAATAGCTTCACCCAGGTTTTGGGAATTCAATCTGGTAAAGAAGTTCATAGCATTGAAGTTAAATGGCAGGATGGTACCCGGAAAACAGTCACTGTAAAAGAGGGACAAAGAGAATATCAAGTTTCCTACAAGGAATAG
- a CDS encoding glucuronoxylanase: MMPYQVILFLLLVVGCENNNPAEPEKSNEIKADASTINLAVDEQIIRGFGAANIVGWRPDMTNSEIEKAFGAGEGQLGFTILRLKIHPDPSQWQQSVSAARKAYNMGVKIIAAPWNAPDDMLILGTEKDTVAADKYDEYAAHLESFRDYMSDNGVPIYAISIQNEPDYANTWTGWSPEGMLTFMKNHADVIDTRIMAPESFQFRRNMSDPILNDPQAVGNIDIVGGHIYGGGLEPYPLAEEKGKEVWMTEHYTTSDRSGNLWPDALEVGHEIHQVMRANMNAYIWWYIVRYYGPIGDGEENRTKGEITKRGYVMSHYSRFVRPGYHRLAADENPKGEIYITAYQGDDKVVVVAVNMGSYDREQQFVLENRDRTIISMTPYVTSETQSMAKGEPLTVSDEYGTFTYEIPTNSIVTFVEE, translated from the coding sequence ATGATGCCTTACCAGGTAATACTTTTTTTATTATTGGTTGTGGGATGTGAAAATAATAACCCCGCTGAACCGGAAAAATCGAACGAAATAAAAGCAGATGCTTCAACCATTAATTTAGCTGTGGATGAGCAGATTATACGAGGCTTCGGAGCTGCTAATATCGTTGGATGGCGACCGGATATGACCAACTCCGAAATTGAAAAAGCATTCGGTGCTGGTGAAGGGCAACTGGGTTTTACTATCCTTCGCCTGAAGATACATCCTGATCCCTCTCAGTGGCAGCAGAGTGTATCTGCGGCAAGGAAAGCGTACAACATGGGAGTTAAAATCATTGCAGCCCCTTGGAACGCCCCGGATGATATGCTTATTCTTGGTACAGAAAAAGATACAGTAGCTGCTGACAAATACGATGAATATGCCGCTCATCTGGAATCATTTAGAGATTATATGTCAGATAATGGAGTCCCGATCTATGCGATCTCAATTCAAAATGAACCAGACTATGCCAATACTTGGACAGGGTGGAGCCCGGAGGGTATGCTTACCTTCATGAAGAATCATGCCGATGTTATAGATACCCGGATTATGGCTCCTGAGTCCTTTCAGTTCAGGAGAAATATGTCGGACCCTATACTTAACGATCCGCAGGCAGTTGGGAATATCGATATCGTCGGCGGTCACATTTATGGAGGAGGACTTGAACCTTATCCTCTGGCCGAAGAGAAAGGAAAGGAGGTGTGGATGACCGAGCACTACACCACAAGTGACCGGTCTGGGAACCTTTGGCCCGATGCGCTTGAAGTGGGCCATGAAATCCATCAGGTAATGCGTGCGAATATGAATGCCTATATCTGGTGGTATATCGTCCGGTATTACGGCCCAATCGGCGATGGGGAGGAAAATAGAACTAAAGGCGAAATCACAAAGCGGGGCTATGTGATGTCGCACTATTCCCGTTTTGTTCGTCCCGGATACCATCGGTTAGCAGCTGATGAAAATCCCAAAGGAGAGATTTACATCACCGCATATCAGGGAGACGACAAGGTCGTTGTGGTAGCTGTAAATATGGGTTCGTATGACCGTGAACAGCAGTTTGTTTTGGAGAACCGTGACCGTACCATCATTTCCATGACGCCCTACGTGACCTCAGAAACACAAAGTATGGCAAAAGGCGAGCCACTCACTGTTTCAGATGAGTATGGTACGTTCACATATGAAATTCCAACCAACAGTATTGTAACCTTTGTTGAAGAATAG